The Methanobrevibacter sp. genome segment TCATTTTGCAATAATCATCGTCTTTGTATCTTCCATCAATTGCAAAATTATTGTATCCGATGTTTTTTAGATGGTTTATTTCATTAATCAAACAAAGTTCTCTGTCGTCAAATATAATCAATTCTTCTGAAGAAATACTTTTATGAATAGGATATTTGCTGCCTTTCGAATCTATTAAATGATTCTTATAATTTTTTTCATGTTCATCTCCATAAAGCAGAGGATATCTTGTTTTCATAAGTTCAACAGAGCCCTGAACCAGTATCTCAATTTTACTGGGTGATTTGCAATGTCTGATTATGTCTTCATAATCTTTTTTAGACAGCTCCGGCGATAATGTTACGATTTTATAATTTCTAAGGCTGTTTATTGTTTCATTATTTGCAGTGTTCATAGAATAGGACGAATATTCTCCATTAAAATTATTGCTCATAACGGGCAAATTATAATGCATCTTTTTTAATATGCTTTTTACTTTATTGAATGCTTTAACTAATTTGTCATGGGTGATATCCGGCCATTTCCAGATTAGCTCATAATTTTTATCATGGGATATTTCATAGGCTTTTTTAATAAAATTAATCATGTAATTAAGGTTATAATTCTCATTTGAAATAATCAATGAATCGTTTTCATTTGGGATTTCCAAATAAACTCTTTTCACATTTTCAATATTCTTTAAATGGTTTAGATTATTTGTATAAAAAGAAATATTGTGGCCTGAGTTCTTGTGTTTGTTTTCAGATGTTTTTAGCTTAATTTTTTTATTTTCGTGTTTGTATGAGCTAACAACTTCCAATTCTAATTTTTCAAATAAGTTTCTTCTAAGTTCATTAATCTTGCTGATTGGAATAAACAAGGTTCCGTCATAATTGATATTGGTCTGGATAATTTCATATGGGTAGTTGTCAGTTTTTTGAAGCTGTTTTTTAACGGTATCTGCAGAAACACATTTTTTAAGAGGCTTTTCAAATGGAGTGTTTCCAACAACCTCGCATTCAAACTGCTTTCTATTGGCAAGGGTTAATTTTCCTTTTAATAGGGGGAATTTATTTTTCATTGAAAATGTAATTATTAATTTTGATTTAACAAAACTTGATCCTTTATTTTCAATTTCTTTTGCTTTTTTAATTATTTCTTTTCTTTTTGTCAGATATACGTCAGATTCTGTTAAATCGAAAGTGCTTTTTTTATTTTGCCATACTTTTTTAACAACTAAAACTTTATTTTTTCGTGTTAGGTCTTTAACTGGTTTATTTTTACCGTTCTGGTAATGATTTAATGTTGTAATTAATGGATTTTGGGATATTTCAAATCCGTAATCTTTATTGTTTTTAATAAGGAGTAAACCGTCTCCATTTCCAGGAATGTCTTCAATTGAATCATTTAACCTGATTGCTATTTGGTTTTTCTTTGAGTCTATTACATGACCTATTTTTAATCCAATATGTCCTGCTTTAAGGCTTCGTTTTGGCGAATTGTTGAAATGCCCTTCGCAAAGTCCTCTATTAAATACAAGGTTTATTTCTTCACTTCTATGTTCCTTGCCGCTTTTTAATTTATTCAACGCTTTTCTGTAATTGCTGATTACAATGGCTAAATATTCCTTGTTTCTCATTCTGCCTTCAATTTTAATACAGCTGATATTTAGCTCTGAAAGGTCTTTTAATCGATTAAATAAACTCAAATCGCAAGGGGATAAATAATAATCTTCTTTTTTAATTCCCTCTATTTTGTATTTTTGTCTGCAGGGTTGTGCACAGGTTCCTCTGTTTCCGCTGCGCCCTCCTTTGAAACTGCTCATTAGGCATTGGCCTGAATAGGAATAGCATAATGCTCCATGAGCAAATACTTCAAGTTCCATATCTGTGTTAAGAGATGCGATTTCTTCTTTTCTCATCTCGCGGGGAAGCACTATTCTTTTTATTCCTTTGCTTTCAAGATAGTCCAGTTTCAACTGATTTTCACAGTTCATTTGCGTTGACGCGTGAACTTTCAAGTTTGGCAAATATCTGTTAATCAGTTCAATTAATCCTAAATCCTGTACTAAAACGGCATCTACTCCAATTGCATATAACTTTGAGAGATAATTAATCACATCTTCCAGTTCATCTTCTTTTATTAATGTGTTTACAGTAACATAAACTTTCACATTATGCATATGGGCCATATTTACTGCATCGTTAATTTCATCTAGCGTGAAGTTGGTGGCGTATTTACGGGCTCCATACTTTTTTCCAGATAAATAAACAGAACTGGCGCCGGCGTTTATCGCCACTTTCAAATTATCCATTGACCCAACAGGTGCAAGTAATTCGGGAATTCTCATTGTTAATCCTCGTGTAATCTGCCTTCAATATAATTGCCTTTGTTAATGTAGGATTGTGAAAAGTCCATTATTTGGTATTTGTATTCGCTTAATTCTTCCGGAGTTTTATTTTTAAGGCTTTCGTTGTAAATTGACAATATCTGGCTTGTATATTTTTCATCAGAATATCTGCAATCAAGAATTAATGAATCAAGCCCTAAGTTTTTAATTTCATTCATTTCTTCAATTAAACATAAACAGTCCTTGTTGATAATGTGGCTTTGTCTATTGTAGTCGAAAAATACTTTGTATTTGAATTTTTTCCTTTTTTTATCTTCTAGAATTGCATAATCAGCATCATTTGAAATTATAAAGTCTTTTCCATCATTTAAATTAGTAAAATCGTCTTTACTTACGATTACTTCTAAATTTCCATTGACAATCATTTCCAAATCAATATTTCTGTCATGGTTTTTAAGTACTAATTCTTTAATTTCATCACTTGAAAGTTCAGATGATAAAATTAATGATTTAAATCCGGCTTCATTTAAATTGCGAACACAGAAACTGTTCCACACATTCAAATTATGATTTCCATAAATAGGACAATCAAATATTTCGCTCATTGCCGGAAAATCCCCCATTACAGAAATTATTATGCCTTCATCTTCAAGCTCTTTTATGATTTCACTACATCTTATTGCGTCTTCTTGTGAAATAAATGATGATAATACCCAGACAAATTCAGTTTGCGCAGCCATCAAACTTCCTTTCTTTAAAATATCTTTAATATTTTTAAAGTAATCCTCAGGGTTATTGTAATGGCAGGTTCCATCAAAATAAATTCGCTTCAACTCAAATCCTGATGTGGCTTTAATCTGTGAGAGGCTATCAATGAATATGGATAACTTCGGTGTTTTCTGTTTAATTTTGCCTTTGTCATTTTCATAGTCCTCTATAAACTTAGTCAAATTTTTTCTCACGGATTTTACTGATTTCTTTGTTGGAGTATAGTGATTTTTTAACATTTCAGTTGCAGTATTTAATATTTCTCGTCTGATTTGATTTATTTCACTAATCGGTATGAAAATGTCATTCGGCATATTGTTAAAACGGATATTTTCAATATAAAATGGGGTTTCACCAGTTTTTTTAAGCTGTTTTTCAATTGTTTCCTTGGAAACAGGTTTATTTTTGGCTTTTTCAAATTTATCCAATGTTTTGTGTCTGAAATTAATTAATTCATCATTCAGGTAATACTCAACTTTAGTAAATAGGTTTAGCTTTTCATCCCATGTTAGGGATAAGTTAATTCCGATATTATTTTTAACGGTTTCCTTTTCAAATTGTTTTAGATACTCGTGTGTTGATTTTGAATAGCTTATAAATACTTCAGTTCCGATTTTGACAAGACGTGTTGTGTCTATTATGATTTCATTTTCGTCCTGTTTTATGATATTTTCTAAATAAATGCCTTTAATCTTGCCATTGTATTTAAATGCAATTCCATCTCCAGGTTCTAAAATAACTGGGATTTCTTTGTTTTTAATTTCAATTGTGACTTTTGTACCATCTATATTTGTTATATCTCCGATGTATAATCCTTCATGTCCTGAACTGCCTCTGCCCATTACATCTCCTGGTTCATCTCCCATCACATATCCGTTTGTGAAGTTTCTGTTAAATACGAGGTGTAGATCTTTTTTATAGTCTCCGGGATTTCCGTCGATGAGGTTTCTGTAACTGTTTACAATGGTTCCGATATAGTCTCCAGACTTCATTCTCCCTTCTAATTTGAGGGATTTGACTCCTGCATTGGAAATTGCTTCTAAATTATTATATGTGGCTAAATCATGTGTCGAAAGCAAATATCCGTTTCCGATATTGTATCCTCTGTATTTTAGACGATATTCTCTTCTACATGGCTGAGCGCAAGCTCCTCTGTTTCCGCTTCTTCCGCTATTGTAAGATGACATGTAACATTTTCCACTAACGCAGTAACATAATGCTCCATGACCAAATATCTCAATATCCATATCGATATTGTCTTTTTTAAGCTGATCATGTGTTTGTCTTATTTGTCCAATATTGATTTCTCTTGGCAAAACCACTCTTTTTATATTGTTTTTATAGGCCCATTTAATCGAACTGTAATTGTTTAAACCCATTTGTGTTGATGCATGAACTTCCAAATCAGGAATTAAAGTTTTTAAAAGCCAAATCAATCCGAAATCTTGTACAATTACTGCATCAACTCCGATTTGATATAATTTAAACAAATAATTTAATACATCAACCACTTCAAAGTTATTTACTAATGTATTAACTGTTACGTGGACTTTGACACCATTTAAATGAGCATATTCAACTGCTTTTTCTATTTCTTCCATTGTAAAGTTCTTAGCATATGCTCTTGCCCCATAATTTTGCCCGGCAATATAAACTGCATCTGCACCAGCATTAACTGCGATAACTAATACTTCATATGATCCGGCGGGAGCCAATAATTCTTCTAAAACCATTTTATTTTTACACCTTGTGTTTTATTCATTGATATCTTTATAATTAATTATATATTAAATTTAAAACATATTCTATTTTATGTATATTGTATTTGAAGGAATTGATGGTGCTGGAAAATCAACTCAAATTCAATTATTAAAAGAATGGCTTGAAGCTAACGGATTTAGAGTTGAAACATTAGTGGAACCAACAGATTCTGAAGTTGGAAAACTAATTAGGAAAATATTGCAACGTCCAGACGCAACAACAGACAGGGTTCAAAAAACATTAGGTCTTCTTTTTGCAGCGGATAGGATGTTAATTATGGACAAATTCGATGATAAATCGAAAATCATTATTTCGGACAGGTCATTTATTTCAAGTTTAGCATATCAAAAACCTGCTGATTGGATTGAAGTTTTAAATAAGTATGCTAAAAAACCGGATTTATTGATTTTGCTTGACTTGGATGTTAAAAAATCAGTTGCCAGAACCTCTGGTGAGGATACCTTTGAAAATGAGGAGTTTTTAGTTGAAGTTAAGGATAATTACTTAAAACTGGCTGAGAATTATACTCATGAAATAATAAATGCGAATAATGGTGTAAATAAAGTCTCTTCCGATATTAAAAAAACTGTGGCGCCATATGTGGGGTTATGCCCTGACTGTATACAATAAATAAAAAATAAAAGAGTTTAGTCTCTTTCTAACTCTTTTAATCTTTCACGAATTGCATTTTCTAAGAATTCTTTTGCTTTTACAAGTTCGTCATATTCTCCGATAATTTTAGGTCCGAATTCGGTTTGTTCTAATTTTATATCGAATTTT includes the following:
- a CDS encoding U32 family peptidase — translated: MRIPELLAPVGSMDNLKVAINAGASSVYLSGKKYGARKYATNFTLDEINDAVNMAHMHNVKVYVTVNTLIKEDELEDVINYLSKLYAIGVDAVLVQDLGLIELINRYLPNLKVHASTQMNCENQLKLDYLESKGIKRIVLPREMRKEEIASLNTDMELEVFAHGALCYSYSGQCLMSSFKGGRSGNRGTCAQPCRQKYKIEGIKKEDYYLSPCDLSLFNRLKDLSELNISCIKIEGRMRNKEYLAIVISNYRKALNKLKSGKEHRSEEINLVFNRGLCEGHFNNSPKRSLKAGHIGLKIGHVIDSKKNQIAIRLNDSIEDIPGNGDGLLLIKNNKDYGFEISQNPLITTLNHYQNGKNKPVKDLTRKNKVLVVKKVWQNKKSTFDLTESDVYLTKRKEIIKKAKEIENKGSSFVKSKLIITFSMKNKFPLLKGKLTLANRKQFECEVVGNTPFEKPLKKCVSADTVKKQLQKTDNYPYEIIQTNINYDGTLFIPISKINELRRNLFEKLELEVVSSYKHENKKIKLKTSENKHKNSGHNISFYTNNLNHLKNIENVKRVYLEIPNENDSLIISNENYNLNYMINFIKKAYEISHDKNYELIWKWPDITHDKLVKAFNKVKSILKKMHYNLPVMSNNFNGEYSSYSMNTANNETINSLRNYKIVTLSPELSKKDYEDIIRHCKSPSKIEILVQGSVELMKTRYPLLYGDEHEKNYKNHLIDSKGSKYPIHKSISSEELIIFDDRELCLINEINHLKNIGYNNFAIDGRYKDDDYCKMIDIYNNALNGSIYEKELKKHSLKNTTANY
- a CDS encoding U32 family peptidase gives rise to the protein MVLEELLAPAGSYEVLVIAVNAGADAVYIAGQNYGARAYAKNFTMEEIEKAVEYAHLNGVKVHVTVNTLVNNFEVVDVLNYLFKLYQIGVDAVIVQDFGLIWLLKTLIPDLEVHASTQMGLNNYSSIKWAYKNNIKRVVLPREINIGQIRQTHDQLKKDNIDMDIEIFGHGALCYCVSGKCYMSSYNSGRSGNRGACAQPCRREYRLKYRGYNIGNGYLLSTHDLATYNNLEAISNAGVKSLKLEGRMKSGDYIGTIVNSYRNLIDGNPGDYKKDLHLVFNRNFTNGYVMGDEPGDVMGRGSSGHEGLYIGDITNIDGTKVTIEIKNKEIPVILEPGDGIAFKYNGKIKGIYLENIIKQDENEIIIDTTRLVKIGTEVFISYSKSTHEYLKQFEKETVKNNIGINLSLTWDEKLNLFTKVEYYLNDELINFRHKTLDKFEKAKNKPVSKETIEKQLKKTGETPFYIENIRFNNMPNDIFIPISEINQIRREILNTATEMLKNHYTPTKKSVKSVRKNLTKFIEDYENDKGKIKQKTPKLSIFIDSLSQIKATSGFELKRIYFDGTCHYNNPEDYFKNIKDILKKGSLMAAQTEFVWVLSSFISQEDAIRCSEIIKELEDEGIIISVMGDFPAMSEIFDCPIYGNHNLNVWNSFCVRNLNEAGFKSLILSSELSSDEIKELVLKNHDRNIDLEMIVNGNLEVIVSKDDFTNLNDGKDFIISNDADYAILEDKKRKKFKYKVFFDYNRQSHIINKDCLCLIEEMNEIKNLGLDSLILDCRYSDEKYTSQILSIYNESLKNKTPEELSEYKYQIMDFSQSYINKGNYIEGRLHED
- the tmk gene encoding dTMP kinase, whose product is MYIVFEGIDGAGKSTQIQLLKEWLEANGFRVETLVEPTDSEVGKLIRKILQRPDATTDRVQKTLGLLFAADRMLIMDKFDDKSKIIISDRSFISSLAYQKPADWIEVLNKYAKKPDLLILLDLDVKKSVARTSGEDTFENEEFLVEVKDNYLKLAENYTHEIINANNGVNKVSSDIKKTVAPYVGLCPDCIQ